The DNA segment AAGTCTTGCTGAATGCGCGGAAAATGAGCTTTCCAGATGCAAAGCCATTTCAGGATGAGAACAGTGCGGTTATGGTGCCGATCCGGTTTGTATCTGAGAAGTTGGGTGCAAAAGTGGGCTGGAGCAATGTTGCTGGTAAACAGACCGTTACATTGAAAACGGATGATCATAGCGTGGTGATGACGGTTGGATCTGCGACTGCGGTTGTTGATGGTCAAAGCAAACAGTATGATAGCAAAATCATTCTGAAGCAGAGCCGGACGTTCGTGCCATTACGTCTAGTGAGTGAGGGCCTGGGTCAACCAGTAAACTGGGATCAGGTGGGGAAATGGGTCTGGATTGGTAGTAGGGAAGTACCAACTTTAGAAGAATTGAATTTGAATACAAAACCAATTTCGTTCGTTAAAAAGTATTTTGATCAAAGAAGTGATAGTACTTTTTTGAATAACATCAGTAATAAACCATATATAAACGTCTTAATGCCTAAATTAAATGATTTGCCAATAAAGATGAATGGAATAATTCTTT comes from the Paenibacillus sp. JQZ6Y-1 genome and includes:
- a CDS encoding copper amine oxidase N-terminal domain-containing protein — its product is MNMKQLAMTTLASLILTGVIGTVAPVASAATSSVEVLLNARKMSFPDAKPFQDENSAVMVPIRFVSEKLGAKVGWSNVAGKQTVTLKTDDHSVVMTVGSATAVVDGQSKQYDSKIILKQSRTFVPLRLVSEGLGQPVNWDQVGKWVWIGSREVPTLEELNLNTKPISFVKKYFDQRSDSTFLNNISNKPYINVLMPKLNDLPIKMNGIILYDIEPIEINGENYLKLRTDSKNIGVDLLTKNQDFRKRTERDKLKEKSSDNSVNHYFNLVSFTDELIFKIKDKKPIDVTDIDYVLYEYASKDSMVLLSNPWRE